Proteins encoded by one window of Dreissena polymorpha isolate Duluth1 chromosome 11, UMN_Dpol_1.0, whole genome shotgun sequence:
- the LOC127851454 gene encoding uncharacterized protein LOC127851454, producing the protein MLPTIAVLLTTCLAMARAGVYSNPYPVPKDAVCAMPYTQAFIYGRQFPDYNWKCDDTQYTNLPYPKDTIDGLLGTQQYVEFRDTLKVTGSCLDFIDEFAKELGGQNTYYSWEAMCKMKRYPVNVVWAKPDGVVVPPEYMGLNKGLLPCHVLPGQHLYDIDCIHPWSDNPKVSDPGLARRLQRFSNRWTETKRHLCYYGYMYNPAYICKPSGYMTRYVLVYSPHLHLIFKAAIPDVPTMCQCAKCDCTSPI; encoded by the exons ATG CTGCCTACGATAGCTGTTCTCCTGACCACGTGTTTGGCCATGGCACGTGCAGGCGTGTATAGTAACCCATATCCGGTTCCCAAGGACGCCGTGTGCGCGATGCCCTACACACAGGCGTTTATTTACGGACGGCAGTTCCCCGACTATAACTGGAAGTGTGACGACACGCAATACACTAATCTTCCTTACCCCAA agataCAATTGACGGCCTTTTAGGTACGCAGCAATACGTTGAATTCAGAGACACGCTTAAAGTGACCGGCTCATGCTTGGACTTTATCGACGAGTTTGCAAAGGAACTTGGAGG GCAAAATACATACTACTCGTGGGAAGCCATGTGCAAGATGAAGCGCTACCCAGTAAACGTTGTCTGGGCCAAGCCCGACGGGGTCGTGGTGCCTCCAGAGTACATGGGCCTCAATAAAGGTCTCCTACCCTGCCACGTGTTGCCGGGCCAACACCTGTACGATATTGACTGCATCCATCCCTG GTCGGACAACCCTAAGGTCTCGGACCCAGGACTGGCCAGGCGGCTGCAGCGATTCAGCAACCGCTGGACCGAAACAAAACGCCACTTGTGTTATTATGGATACATGTACAACCCGGCGTACATCTGCAAACCCTCGGGCTACATGACCCGTTACGTATTGGTCTACTCGCCACATCTCCACCTCATCTTTAAGGCGGCCATTCCCGACGTGCCGACGATGTGCCAGTGCGCAAAGTGCGACTGTACGTCGCCAATATAA